In Microbacterium esteraromaticum, the following proteins share a genomic window:
- a CDS encoding glycoside hydrolase family 38 C-terminal domain-containing protein: protein MHEETSLTVGRVNRVLLERVRPAVHSARVPLEITAHQLPGEPISPAEGLALDFQPFEAGTMWGPAWGTTWFRLRGQVPAEWAGRKVEALIDLGFDINMTGFQCEALAYRPDGTPIKSINPRNQWLPVDVASGGAVEFYLEGASNPVLLDYHPFLPTQEGDIRTSSPEPLYRVRHMDLAVFEPEVFDLSLDLEVLIELQAELPETSPRRMRILQALDNALDALDLQRIVETAPDARAQLVDVLASPADASAHRIAAIGHAHIDSAWLWPVRETIRKVARTTSSMTTLIDEQPDFLYGMSSAQQYAWIKEHRPEVFERVRDAVKAGRFLPLGGMWVESDTVMPTGESLVRQFSHGQRFFEREFGIRSKGVWLPDSFGYSPALPQLMRRAGFEWFFTQKISWNQRNVFPHHSFLWEGIDGSRMFTHFPPMDTYNSQLSGMEVAKASRQFKENRVATMSIAPVGWGDGGGGTTREMTGKAQRMASLEGAAQVEWKHPDAFFDDAKAELTDPAVWVGELYLELHRGTLTSQHATKALHRWAEQALIEAELWAATAAVQLGAEYPHDELDRLWQLVLLHEFHDILPGTSIAWVHREAVEVLSGVLADARDLASMARAALAGDGERELVFDRMTAGASAAVAAGASATLSDGENGSFVLSNDLVTVTVSAEGLITSAVDEATGRETIPAGKPANLFQLHQDFPNMWDAWDIDRYYKNRVDDLTAVSSIEASMVDGAAVVVVKRQFSASALTQTISLCPGSRTVSLRNDIDWHETEKLLKLAFPLDIFARETLAETQFGFQRRVTHVNTSWEAAKFETSMHRFVLAQEDDGFGAALINDSIYGYDTSRDVDGDDVTTTVRLSLLRAPRFPDPDTDHGRHQIEVGLVVGADAEIATAEGIRLNAPATVVRGGQDVQPLVSVSGKGIVLSSVKLADDRSGDVIVRVYEALGRRTTGSLTVGFPHSEIREVSLIEDELDDARTGGELVLKPFEVRTLRIARS from the coding sequence GTGCACGAAGAGACCTCGCTCACCGTCGGACGCGTGAACCGCGTGCTGCTCGAACGAGTCCGGCCGGCGGTGCACTCCGCTCGCGTGCCGCTCGAGATCACCGCGCATCAGCTGCCCGGCGAGCCGATCAGCCCGGCCGAGGGCCTCGCCCTCGACTTCCAGCCCTTCGAAGCCGGCACCATGTGGGGCCCGGCCTGGGGCACCACCTGGTTCCGCCTGCGCGGACAGGTGCCCGCCGAATGGGCCGGCCGCAAGGTCGAGGCGCTGATCGACCTCGGCTTCGACATCAACATGACCGGCTTCCAGTGCGAGGCGCTCGCGTACCGCCCCGACGGCACCCCGATCAAGAGCATCAACCCGCGCAATCAGTGGCTTCCGGTCGACGTCGCATCCGGCGGAGCCGTCGAGTTCTATCTCGAAGGCGCCTCGAACCCCGTGCTGCTCGACTACCACCCCTTCCTCCCCACGCAGGAGGGCGACATCCGCACCTCCTCACCCGAGCCGCTGTACCGCGTGCGCCACATGGATCTCGCCGTCTTCGAGCCCGAGGTCTTCGATCTCTCCCTGGACCTCGAGGTGCTCATCGAGCTGCAGGCCGAGCTGCCCGAGACCAGCCCGCGTCGCATGCGCATCCTGCAGGCGCTCGACAACGCCCTCGATGCCCTCGACCTGCAGCGCATCGTCGAGACCGCACCCGACGCCCGTGCCCAGCTGGTCGACGTGCTCGCCTCGCCGGCCGACGCCAGTGCGCACCGCATCGCGGCCATCGGCCACGCGCACATCGACTCGGCGTGGCTGTGGCCGGTGCGCGAAACGATCCGCAAGGTCGCCCGCACCACCTCATCGATGACCACCCTGATCGACGAGCAGCCCGACTTCCTCTACGGCATGTCGAGCGCGCAGCAGTACGCCTGGATCAAGGAGCACCGCCCCGAGGTCTTCGAACGAGTGCGCGATGCCGTCAAGGCAGGCCGGTTCCTGCCGCTCGGCGGCATGTGGGTCGAGTCCGACACGGTCATGCCCACCGGCGAGTCGCTCGTGCGTCAGTTCTCGCACGGCCAGCGCTTCTTCGAGCGGGAGTTCGGCATCCGGTCGAAGGGCGTCTGGCTGCCTGACAGCTTCGGCTACTCCCCTGCGCTGCCGCAGCTGATGCGCCGTGCCGGATTCGAGTGGTTCTTCACGCAGAAGATCTCGTGGAACCAGCGCAACGTCTTCCCCCACCACAGCTTCCTGTGGGAGGGCATCGACGGCTCGCGCATGTTCACGCACTTCCCGCCGATGGACACCTACAACTCGCAGCTGAGCGGCATGGAGGTCGCGAAGGCCTCCCGCCAGTTCAAGGAGAACCGCGTCGCGACCATGTCGATCGCGCCCGTCGGCTGGGGCGACGGCGGTGGCGGCACGACCCGCGAGATGACGGGCAAGGCCCAGCGCATGGCGTCGCTCGAGGGTGCAGCGCAGGTCGAGTGGAAGCATCCGGATGCCTTCTTCGACGACGCCAAGGCCGAGTTGACCGACCCGGCCGTCTGGGTCGGCGAGCTGTACCTCGAGCTGCACCGCGGCACGCTCACCAGCCAGCACGCGACCAAGGCGCTGCACCGCTGGGCCGAGCAGGCGCTGATCGAGGCCGAGCTGTGGGCGGCGACGGCCGCCGTGCAGCTCGGCGCCGAGTACCCGCACGACGAGCTCGACCGGCTGTGGCAGCTCGTGCTGCTGCACGAGTTCCACGACATCCTGCCCGGAACGTCGATCGCGTGGGTGCATCGCGAGGCGGTCGAGGTGCTGTCGGGTGTGCTGGCGGATGCCCGCGACCTGGCATCCATGGCACGCGCGGCACTTGCCGGCGACGGAGAGCGCGAGCTGGTGTTCGACCGGATGACAGCGGGCGCATCGGCCGCTGTCGCGGCGGGCGCATCGGCGACCCTCTCGGACGGCGAGAACGGCTCGTTCGTGCTGTCGAACGACCTCGTCACCGTCACCGTGTCGGCCGAGGGACTGATCACCTCGGCCGTCGACGAGGCCACCGGCCGCGAGACGATTCCGGCGGGCAAGCCGGCGAACCTGTTCCAGCTGCACCAGGACTTCCCGAACATGTGGGATGCGTGGGACATCGACCGGTACTACAAGAACCGCGTCGACGATCTCACGGCGGTCTCGTCGATCGAGGCGTCGATGGTCGACGGCGCCGCCGTCGTGGTCGTGAAGCGCCAGTTCTCGGCATCCGCTCTCACGCAGACGATCAGCCTGTGCCCGGGCTCCCGCACGGTCTCGCTGCGCAACGACATCGACTGGCATGAGACCGAGAAGCTGCTCAAGCTCGCCTTCCCGCTCGACATCTTCGCGCGGGAGACGCTGGCCGAGACGCAGTTCGGCTTCCAGCGACGCGTCACGCACGTGAACACGAGCTGGGAGGCGGCGAAGTTCGAGACCTCGATGCACCGCTTCGTGCTCGCGCAGGAAGACGACGGCTTCGGCGCCGCGCTCATCAACGACTCGATCTACGGTTACGACACCTCGCGTGATGTCGACGGCGACGACGTCACGACGACCGTGCGCCTGTCGCTGCTGCGCGCCCCCCGGTTCCCCGATCCCGACACCGACCACGGCCGTCACCAGATCGAGGTCGGACTGGTGGTCGGAGCGGATGCCGAGATCGCGACGGCAGAGGGCATCCGTCTCAACGCTCCGGCGACCGTCGTGCGCGGCGGTCAGGACGTGCAGCCGCTCGTCTCCGTCAGCGGCAAGGGCATCGTGCTCTCGTCGGTGAAGCTGGCCGACGACCGCTCGGGCGACGTGATCGTGCGCGTCTACGAGGCGCTGGGCCGTCGCACGACCGGGTCGCTGACCGTCGGGTTCCCGCACTCCGAGATCCGCGAGGTCTCGCTGATCGAAGACGAGCTCGACGACGCCCGCACGGGTGGCGAACTCGTGCTCAAGCCCTTCGAGGTGCGCACCCTGCGCATCGCGCGCTCCTGA
- a CDS encoding glycine--tRNA ligase: MAEQSRLDKVIALARHRGFVFQAGEIYGGSRSAWDYGPLGTELKENIRRQWWQTFVRGRGDMVGLDSSIILPKRVWEASGHVATFSDPLVECLQCHKRHREDHLVEAFVAKKGRQPENGLADIVCPDCGTRGKWTEPKSFSGLVKTYLGVVDDESGLHYMRPETAQGIFVNFSNVLTASRKKPPFGIGQVGKAFRNEITPGNFIFRTREFEQMEIEYFVPPAEAKEWFDHWVEACWNWFIDLGIDPENIRQYDVPEDDRAHYSAGTIDVEYRFGFQGSEWGELMGVANRTDYDLSSHSEASGQSLTYFDQASGERYTPYVIEPSFGLTRAMMAFLVDAYEEEEVPNAKGGTDTRTVLKLDPRLAPIKVAVLPLSRNERLSPLAREVADTLRGNWTIDFDDAGAIGRRYRRQDEVGTPFCVTVDFDSLDDRAVTVRDRDTMGQERVPLDNLEAYLAERLRGA, encoded by the coding sequence GTGGCCGAACAGTCCCGTCTTGACAAGGTCATCGCCCTCGCCCGCCACCGCGGGTTCGTGTTCCAAGCGGGTGAGATCTACGGCGGTTCGCGTTCTGCATGGGACTACGGCCCCCTCGGCACCGAGCTGAAAGAGAACATCCGTCGCCAGTGGTGGCAGACGTTCGTGCGCGGACGCGGCGACATGGTCGGCCTCGACTCGTCGATCATCCTGCCCAAGCGCGTGTGGGAGGCGTCGGGCCACGTCGCGACCTTCAGCGACCCGCTCGTCGAGTGCCTGCAGTGCCACAAGCGCCACCGTGAAGACCACCTCGTCGAGGCGTTCGTCGCCAAGAAGGGCCGCCAGCCCGAGAACGGCCTGGCCGACATCGTCTGCCCCGACTGCGGCACCCGCGGCAAGTGGACCGAGCCGAAGTCGTTCTCGGGTCTCGTGAAGACCTATCTCGGCGTCGTCGACGACGAGTCGGGCCTGCACTACATGCGTCCCGAGACCGCGCAGGGCATCTTCGTGAACTTCTCGAACGTGCTCACCGCCTCGCGCAAGAAGCCGCCGTTCGGCATCGGCCAGGTCGGCAAGGCGTTCCGCAACGAGATCACCCCCGGAAACTTCATCTTCCGCACCCGCGAGTTCGAGCAGATGGAGATCGAGTACTTCGTGCCGCCCGCCGAAGCCAAGGAATGGTTCGACCACTGGGTCGAGGCGTGCTGGAACTGGTTCATCGACCTCGGCATCGACCCCGAGAACATCCGTCAGTACGACGTCCCCGAAGACGACCGCGCGCACTACTCGGCCGGCACCATCGACGTCGAGTACCGCTTCGGCTTCCAGGGCTCGGAGTGGGGCGAGCTGATGGGTGTCGCCAACCGCACCGACTACGACCTGTCGTCGCACAGCGAGGCTTCCGGCCAGTCGCTGACGTACTTCGACCAGGCATCCGGAGAGCGCTACACGCCTTACGTGATCGAGCCGTCGTTCGGACTCACCCGCGCCATGATGGCCTTCCTCGTCGACGCGTACGAAGAGGAAGAGGTGCCCAACGCCAAGGGCGGCACCGACACGCGCACCGTACTCAAGCTCGACCCGCGCCTCGCGCCCATCAAGGTCGCCGTGCTGCCGCTGTCGCGCAACGAGCGCCTCTCGCCGCTCGCCCGCGAGGTGGCCGACACGCTGCGCGGCAACTGGACCATCGACTTCGACGACGCCGGCGCCATCGGCCGCCGCTACCGCCGCCAGGACGAGGTCGGCACCCCGTTCTGCGTGACGGTCGACTTCGACTCGCTCGACGATCGCGCCGTCACCGTGCGCGACCGCGACACCATGGGTCAGGAGCGCGTGCCGCTCGACAACCTCGAGGCCTACCTGGCTGAGCGCCTGCGCGGCGCCTGA